In Caldisphaera lagunensis DSM 15908, a single genomic region encodes these proteins:
- a CDS encoding DUF2067 domain-containing protein, whose product MKSLKKRFIFNLKEGYDIENIFKKINTVISSQEATIKVENNKLIIDFYVTPRDINYIKSKIKEILSFETNKNKVKGFKYSLKDLNPEGGKDFFDMLEFCLSKLGYKTTIQEEFLITTARKEKVYSLANIINENLKHISGKNYGNALIKALACYLTLRERDFEKINNVIEKGLSLGILEENKNKIYTRYSWKDTYEMLGKVQ is encoded by the coding sequence ATGAAAAGTTTAAAGAAAAGATTTATTTTTAATTTAAAGGAAGGTTATGATATAGAAAATATTTTTAAAAAAATTAATACTGTTATATCAAGCCAGGAAGCAACAATTAAAGTTGAAAACAACAAATTGATTATAGATTTTTATGTAACGCCTAGGGATATTAACTATATAAAGTCTAAGATAAAAGAGATTTTATCTTTTGAAACAAATAAAAATAAAGTTAAGGGTTTTAAGTATAGCCTAAAAGACTTAAATCCTGAAGGAGGAAAGGATTTTTTTGATATGCTGGAATTTTGTTTAAGTAAGCTCGGTTATAAAACAACCATACAAGAAGAATTTTTAATAACAACAGCAAGAAAAGAAAAAGTATATTCTTTAGCTAATATAATAAATGAAAATTTAAAACATATTTCTGGAAAAAACTATGGTAATGCTTTAATAAAAGCACTAGCTTGCTATTTAACGTTGAGAGAAAGAGATTTTGAGAAAATTAATAATGTAATAGAAAAAGGTCTTAGTTTAGGAATTTTAGAAGAGAATAAAAACAAGATATATACCAGATATAGTTGGAAGGATACATACGAGATGTTAGGCAAGGTGCAATAA
- the hemL gene encoding glutamate-1-semialdehyde 2,1-aminomutase: protein MAESSRELFEEAKKIFPGGVNSPVRAAVKPYPFFVKYAKGAYVYTEEGNRLIDYVLGYGPLILGHANDYVLNKIKEGLNNGWLFGAPNKNEINLGKKIISYVKPGGKIRYVNSGTEATMTAIRLARGYTNRKYLVKFDGCYHGSHDSVLVQAGSAATEFGVPNTLGVPNDVAKLTLVAKYNDLNSLENIFRNYGDEIAAVIVEPVIGNMGVIKPNKDFLQGLRKITKDYGSLLIFDEVITGFRLSMGGAQKYFNIDADIVTLGKIIGGGFPVGAVVSKSEIMDYITPEGKVFNAGTFNAHPITMIAGLYTLEFMEKNNVIDKASNSAKILNELLLDYGIEYTINRVESMMQIFFTDKEINNADDARMANKELYTKFHESLINKGVFIPPSQFETMFTSYEHNEDIINYTAEKIKEVIKGM, encoded by the coding sequence ATGGCTGAATCGAGCAGAGAGTTGTTCGAAGAGGCAAAGAAAATTTTCCCAGGAGGAGTGAATAGTCCTGTAAGAGCAGCTGTAAAGCCATACCCATTTTTTGTTAAATATGCGAAAGGGGCATATGTTTATACAGAAGAAGGAAATAGATTAATAGATTATGTTTTGGGATATGGACCCTTAATATTAGGTCATGCGAATGATTATGTATTGAATAAAATTAAGGAAGGCTTAAATAATGGTTGGCTTTTTGGTGCACCAAATAAGAATGAAATAAATCTAGGTAAAAAAATAATTAGCTATGTAAAGCCTGGAGGTAAAATTAGGTATGTTAATTCTGGAACAGAGGCAACAATGACAGCAATTAGATTAGCTAGAGGTTATACCAACAGAAAATATTTAGTTAAGTTTGATGGATGTTATCATGGTTCTCATGATTCTGTTCTCGTTCAGGCTGGGAGTGCAGCTACAGAATTTGGCGTACCAAATACATTAGGAGTTCCAAATGATGTAGCTAAGTTAACTTTGGTTGCTAAATATAACGATCTTAATTCGTTAGAAAACATATTTAGAAACTATGGGGATGAAATTGCTGCTGTAATAGTTGAACCGGTAATAGGCAATATGGGCGTTATAAAACCAAATAAAGATTTTCTGCAAGGACTAAGAAAGATTACCAAAGATTACGGTTCCCTATTAATATTTGACGAGGTTATAACAGGTTTTAGGCTTTCAATGGGTGGTGCACAGAAATATTTTAACATAGATGCAGATATAGTTACTTTAGGCAAAATAATAGGTGGAGGATTTCCAGTAGGAGCTGTAGTATCTAAGAGCGAAATTATGGATTACATTACCCCTGAAGGAAAAGTATTTAATGCAGGTACATTTAATGCACACCCAATTACAATGATAGCTGGTCTCTATACCTTGGAATTTATGGAAAAGAACAATGTTATAGATAAGGCTTCAAATTCTGCAAAGATTCTTAATGAACTATTGCTTGATTATGGAATAGAATATACAATAAATAGGGTAGAAAGTATGATGCAGATCTTCTTTACAGATAAGGAGATAAATAATGCGGATGATGCAAGAATGGCAAATAAAGAGTTATATACAAAATTCCATGAAAGTCTTATAAATAAAGGAGTATTCATTCCACCAAGCCAATTTGAGACAATGTTTACTAGCTATGAACATAATGAAGATATAATTAATTATACTGCAGAAAAAATTAAAGAAGTTATTAAGGGGATGTGA
- a CDS encoding DNA-directed RNA polymerase subunit L — MAGDIKITKTDQGIYKVEIEGEDHTIGNLLSTVLQTLKGVNIAYYEVPHPLENRLIIYMDLDENIDPKDKLIEALQKIKEMNEEFKKKYIEKIKEMNINIEI; from the coding sequence ATGGCTGGAGATATTAAAATCACCAAAACAGATCAGGGCATATATAAGGTAGAAATAGAAGGGGAAGATCATACTATTGGAAATCTATTATCTACTGTATTACAGACTCTTAAAGGAGTAAACATTGCATATTATGAAGTTCCTCATCCATTGGAAAACAGATTAATAATTTATATGGATTTAGATGAAAATATAGATCCTAAAGATAAGCTAATAGAAGCATTACAGAAAATAAAAGAAATGAATGAGGAATTTAAGAAAAAGTATATTGAAAAAATAAAAGAAATGAATATAAATATTGAGATTTAA
- a CDS encoding molybdopterin biosynthesis protein, which translates to MALVFHKLVSVEEAIKLIEKETNGIGPLGVIEVPILESINKVLAEDVVAPIDYPPFDRSTVDGYAVRSIDIAGASEIEPKELEVIGKVEVGSHPSIEVKPGTAVQISTGAMVPRGADSIVMEEYVSRKDNKIKIYRMSSPGENISMSGSDIATGDVVIRKNTQITARELAVFAGLGLNKIKVYRPPKIIVYSTGVELEQPGNILPHGKIYDSNGYVITAMLRELGADVEFRGILPDNYDKMKDEISKSINEADILITTGSTSAGYGDMIYKVFNDVGAKIIVHGLKSRPGKPTAIAVLGKKILFGLPGFPLSAMMNLYNIVEPIVRKMMGKGESEKPKVKARIPFRLNAGRGFTELIPVQLVWNKDYLSAYPILSGSGSIAGISISDGYIVAQENREYFEENEEVDVYLFSSSIRPPDLTIIGSNCPGIEVVLNGAKIQNSRIINVGSLGGWNAIKRGDADLAGSHLLDEKTMNYNIHMPKLMGLEDKVYIYRGYSREVGILVKKNNPKNIKDVSDFLRDDIVIINRNKGSGTRVLLDKMLKENGINEPEKLIKGYTYEVKTHSAVATAILQGRADAGISLRAMAELFNLDFIPIGVEIYDFIVRKEKIENKFVNKFLETLKSEEFSKELEKKLPGYKTLKESGERIYP; encoded by the coding sequence GTGGCATTAGTATTTCATAAATTGGTATCAGTAGAGGAAGCGATTAAATTAATAGAAAAAGAGACTAATGGTATAGGCCCATTGGGCGTTATTGAGGTTCCTATATTAGAATCAATCAATAAAGTATTAGCAGAAGACGTAGTTGCACCAATAGATTATCCTCCTTTTGACAGATCAACTGTTGATGGATATGCTGTTAGATCAATTGATATAGCAGGTGCAAGCGAAATAGAGCCAAAAGAACTCGAGGTTATTGGAAAAGTGGAAGTTGGTAGCCATCCATCTATTGAAGTAAAGCCTGGTACGGCTGTACAAATATCAACTGGAGCTATGGTTCCAAGAGGGGCTGATTCTATAGTTATGGAAGAATATGTTAGCAGGAAGGATAACAAGATAAAAATATACAGAATGAGTTCTCCAGGAGAAAATATTTCTATGTCAGGAAGCGACATAGCTACTGGAGATGTTGTAATAAGGAAAAATACACAAATCACTGCAAGAGAGCTTGCAGTTTTTGCTGGTTTAGGTTTAAATAAAATCAAGGTGTATAGGCCCCCTAAAATTATTGTTTATTCTACTGGGGTAGAATTAGAGCAGCCTGGAAATATTTTGCCACATGGAAAAATATATGATTCTAATGGTTATGTTATAACAGCAATGCTAAGAGAACTTGGAGCAGATGTAGAGTTTAGAGGAATATTGCCTGATAACTATGATAAAATGAAAGATGAGATAAGTAAAAGCATAAATGAAGCAGATATTTTGATCACTACTGGAAGCACTTCTGCAGGGTATGGAGATATGATTTATAAGGTCTTTAATGATGTAGGAGCAAAAATAATTGTTCATGGTTTGAAATCTAGACCAGGTAAACCTACAGCAATAGCAGTTTTAGGCAAAAAGATTCTTTTTGGACTACCAGGATTTCCATTATCTGCAATGATGAATCTTTACAACATAGTAGAGCCAATAGTTAGAAAAATGATGGGTAAAGGGGAGTCAGAAAAACCAAAGGTTAAGGCAAGAATTCCATTTAGGCTTAATGCTGGTAGAGGATTCACAGAATTAATTCCTGTTCAGCTCGTTTGGAATAAAGATTATTTAAGTGCGTATCCAATACTTAGCGGTTCAGGTTCTATAGCAGGTATAAGCATTTCAGACGGTTATATTGTTGCTCAGGAAAATAGGGAATATTTTGAAGAAAATGAAGAGGTAGATGTTTATTTATTTTCGTCATCAATAAGGCCACCAGATCTTACTATAATAGGAAGTAATTGTCCAGGAATAGAAGTTGTTTTAAATGGGGCGAAAATACAAAATTCTCGAATAATAAATGTTGGTTCTTTAGGAGGATGGAATGCAATAAAAAGAGGAGATGCTGATTTAGCAGGATCTCATTTATTAGATGAAAAGACTATGAATTATAATATACACATGCCTAAACTGATGGGATTGGAAGATAAGGTTTACATATATAGGGGTTATTCAAGAGAAGTAGGTATATTAGTTAAAAAGAATAACCCTAAGAACATCAAAGACGTAAGCGATTTTTTAAGGGATGATATAGTAATAATAAATAGAAACAAAGGTTCTGGAACTAGAGTTTTGCTTGATAAAATGCTAAAAGAAAATGGAATTAATGAACCTGAAAAGCTAATAAAAGGTTATACATATGAGGTAAAAACGCATTCAGCAGTTGCAACTGCAATTCTTCAAGGTAGGGCTGATGCAGGCATTTCACTAAGAGCTATGGCAGAACTATTTAACTTAGATTTTATACCAATAGGTGTAGAAATTTATGATTTTATTGTAAGAAAAGAAAAAATTGAAAATAAATTTGTAAATAAATTCCTAGAAACATTAAAAAGTGAAGAGTTTTCTAAAGAGCTTGAAAAAAAGCTGCCTGGATATAAAACTCTTAAGGAAAGCGGAGAAAGAATATATCCATAG